A single window of Nicotiana tomentosiformis chromosome 1, ASM39032v3, whole genome shotgun sequence DNA harbors:
- the LOC104102309 gene encoding uncharacterized protein produces the protein MDEVSLFCAKHEILVPNMEEFYITEKSKRRPSSVTYLHHLRFELFYTVINLQLQELNSCFDVVSGNLLLGMASLNPANSFANFDKERIMTLAKYYPDEFGELNLRDLSHQLDTFILHMKHGDPRFSNLKGIGDLAKALVEANLVETYSLIYLLVKLTLILPVATTMVERAFSSMKYIKDELRSSIGDAFLNDCLVCYFKKEVFANISNDVIIDRFQSLTKDAILRPSSGEEEIKSPVPKLGEDKKRKPSLQSEDTKP, from the exons ATGGATGAAGTCTCTTTGTTTTGTGCTAAACATGAAATTTTGGTGCccaatatggaagaattctaTATTACTGAAAAGTCGAAGCGTAGGCCTTCTAGTGTTACTTATTTACATCACTTACGTTTTGAGCTTTTTTATACAGTGATTAATTTGCAACTTCAGGAGCTTAAcagttgttttgatgttgttagtgGTAACTTGCTTCTTGGTATGGCTAGCTTGAATCCGGCTAATTCGTTTGCTAATTTTGATAAGGAAAGAATAATGACATTGGCCAAGTATTATCCAGATGAGTTTGGTGAATTGAACCTTCGAGATCTTAGTCACCAACTTGACACTTTCATATTGCACATGAAACATGGTGACCCTAGATTCTCGAATTTGAAAGGAATTGGTGATTTGGCAAAAGCGTTGGTTGAAGCAAATCTTGTAGAGACATATTCACTTATTTATTTACTTGTGAAGTTGACTCTAATTTTACCTGTCGCGACTACAATGGTAGAAAGAGCATTCTCATCCATGAAGTACATCAAAGATGAATTGCGTAGTAGTATTGGTGATGCATTTTTAAATGATTGTTTAGTTTGTTACTTTAAAAAAGAAGTATTTGCAAATATAAGCAATGATGTTATTATTGACCGTTTTCAGA GTCTAaccaaggatgccattttgaggccttcaagTGGCGAGGAAGAAATCAAGTCCCCGGTTCCGAAGCTGGGGGAAGACAAAAAGAGGAAACCTTCCTTGCAGTCTGAGGACACCAAGCCCTaa
- the LOC138906330 gene encoding uncharacterized protein has product MTSPKIQKDIVSACAQEIVKAIINDLDENYFGILVDESKDISYHEQMALALRDKLRGNQAELLEWLLESGEVQSGKGLNQERGFQRPGDTRWGSHCKILDNFVVLFVSIIHVLAVIEYEGSEANDRLQAEVVLSKINSFEFVFMLHLMLKVLLMSNELSKALQKKEQDIVNAVIFLDLTKERLQQMRDEG; this is encoded by the exons ATGACTTCGCCAAAAATTCAAAAGGACATTGTGAGTGCTTGTGCACAAGAAATCGTAAAAGCTATAATCAATGATTTAGATGAAAATTATTTCGGGATATTAGTTGATGAGTCCAAGGATATTTCATACCATGAACAAATGGCCCTTGCTTTGCG AGATAAACTTCGGGGCAATCAAGCAGAATTATTGGAGTGGTTGCTAGAGAGTGGTGAAGTTCAAAGTGGGAAAGGATTAAATCAAGAACGAGGGTTTCAAAGGCCAGGTGACACTCGTTGGGGATCACATTGTAAAATATTAGATAACTTTGTTGTTTTATTTGTATCTATTATTCATGTGCTTGCGGTGATTGAATATGAAGGTTCTGAGGCTAATGATAGATTGCAAGCAGAAGTTGTTTTGAGTAAAATTAATTCATTTGAATTTGTGTTCATGCTTCACTTGATGTTGAAGGTATTGTTAATGTCGAACGAGCTGAGTAAAGCTTTACAGAAGAAAGAGCAAGATATTGTCAATGCCGTGATATTTCTTGACCTTACAAAGGAAAGGTTGCAACAAATGAGAGATGAAGGATGA